The proteins below are encoded in one region of Lepisosteus oculatus isolate fLepOcu1 chromosome 10, fLepOcu1.hap2, whole genome shotgun sequence:
- the lrrc3b gene encoding leucine-rich repeat-containing protein 3B, with amino-acid sequence MNLAGLWLTRSLSMCLLLQSFVLMILCFHSASMCPKGCTCSHSGGLNVSCSNANLKEIPKDLPPDTTLLSLDSNRITSIPDGIFKDLHQLRELNLSKNIIESVGEHAFKGLEETLQALDLSYNKITTVHKNAFASLKAKAHIGNNPWHCDCTLQQVLKNMVYNHESASRVICKTSELHDHAGRPFLKADADLCNLTKRTTDYAMLVTMFGWFTMVISYVVYYVRQNQEDARRHLEYLKSLPSKQKKPDETDDISTVV; translated from the coding sequence ATGAATCTGGCGGGCCTGTGGTTAACTCGTTCCCTCTCCATGTGTCTGCTGTTACAAAGCTTTGTCCTCATGATACTGTGCTTTCATTCAGCCAGTATGTGTCCCAAGGGCTGCACGTGCTCACACTCTGGTGGATTAAATGTCAGCTGCAGCAACGCCAACCTCAAGGAGATTCCCAAGGATCTCCCGCCTGACACCACTCTTCTCAGCCTAGACTCCAATCGGATCACGTCCATTCCCGATGGAATCTTCAAGGATCTGCACCAGCTCAGAGAGCTCAACCTTTCCAAAAATATCATTGAGTCCGTGGGCGAACACGCGTTTAAAGGGCTGGAGGAAACCTTGCAAGCACTCGATCTCTCGTATAATAAGATAACGACAGTGCACAAGAATGCTTTTGCTAGCCTGAAGGCCAAGGCCCATATTGGGAACAACCCCTGGCATTGCGACTGCACCCTACAGCAGGTTTTGAAAAACATGGTGTACAATCACGAATCTGCCAGCAGAGTCATATGTAAGACCTCTGAGCTGCACGATCACGCAGGGAGACCGTTCCTCAAGGCCGATGCTGACCTGTGTAATCTCACCAAAAGGACTACTGACTACGCCATGCTGGTCACCATGTTTGGCTGGTTCACTATGGTGATCTCTTATGTGGTGTATTACGTGCGCCAAAACCAGGAGGATGCAAGGAGGCATCTTGAATATTTAAAGTCCCTTCCGAGCAAGCAGAAGAAGCCCGATGAAACTGATGACATTAGCACCGTTGTATGA